A window of Coregonus clupeaformis isolate EN_2021a chromosome 28, ASM2061545v1, whole genome shotgun sequence contains these coding sequences:
- the rbfox1l gene encoding RNA binding protein fox-1 homolog 1-like isoform X5 → MVDSYPSDLLLFLSFTWTFCVFFTWILLSLIRFSCLVFSSPLSIPSFSLSPSFVLPSPHRSLSPGGFQAMHHALFSYSDSSALRTARLSPGCPMLPQPSTGRPGQEAGSGDPTLPQVYAQPPSYPPPGQAPPTPAGRLPPLDYSPAHPNSEYQEHHQLRVYQGPQHEGADTLAANSTDDALVPVTSDSQALSVSVSSGGGTGSGSDEEVSGKAQPKRLHVSNIPFRFRDPDLRQMFGQFGKILDVEIIFNERGSKGFGFVTFESAMEADRAREKLNGTIVEGRKVEVNNATARIVTKKPQTPLVNGEVSTPGWKINPVMGAMYAPELYTVASFPYPVATPTLAYRGSPLRGRGRAVYNTIRSAAAATPTAMPAYPGMSPFSVVYQDGLYGAEVYGGYPAAYRVAQSASAATATYSDGYGRVYAAATDPYHHSVGPTTAYGVGTMASLYRGGYNRFTPY, encoded by the exons ATGGTTGACAGTTATCCTTCTGACTTACTGCTCTTCCTCTCATTCACTTGGACCTTCTGTGTTTTCTTCACTTGGATTCTACTCTCTCTTATTAGATTTTCCTGCCTTGTTTTTTCATCTCCTCTGAGCATACCATCCTTTTCCCTTTCACCCTCTTTTGTCCTCCCATCTCCCCACCGTTCCCTCTCTCCTGGTGGTTTTCAGGCTATGCACCATGCTCTCTTCTCCTACAGTGATTCTTCAGCCTTACGGACTGCCCGTCTATCCCCAGGGTGCCCAATGTTACCCCAGCCTAGTACAG GGAGGCCCGGCCAGGAGGCCGGCAGTGGTGACCCCACCCTCCCCCAGGTCtatgcccagcctccctcatacCCTCCACCAGGACAAGCTCCTCCCACACCTGCAGGCAGACTTCCTCCTCTAGACTATAGTCCCGCCCACCCCAACTCAGAGTACCAGGAGCATCACCAGCTCAGAGTCTATCAGGGCCCACAACACGAAGGGGCTGACACTCTGGCAGCCAATAGCACG GACGATGCCCTGGTTCCGGTGACCTCTGACTCCCAGGCTCTGAGCGTGTCAGTGTCATCAGGGGGCGGAACAGGAAGTGGTAGCGACGAGGAGGTGTCAGGCAAGGCTCAGCCCAAACGCCTCCACGTCTCCAACATCCCCTTCCGCTTCAGAGACCCAGACCTCAGACAGATGTTTGGG CAATTTGGCAAGATCCTGGATGTGGAGATTATCTTTAATGAGAGAGGGTCAAAG GGCTTTGGGTTTGTGACCTTTGAGAGCGCAATGGAAGCAGACCGAGCGAGGGAAAAACTGAACGGAACGATCGTTGAGGGGAGGAAGGTTGAG GTGAACAATGCTACAGCCAGAATAGTCACCAAGAAGCCCCAAACACCTCTTGTGAATGGTGAGGTTTCAA CCCCTGGATGGAAGATCAACCCTGTCATGGGAGCGATGTATGCACCTGAACTCTACACCG tTGCCAGTTTCCCCTACCCCGTAGCTACTCCCACCCTGGCCTATCGGGGCTCACCGCTGCGTGGGCGGGGCCGGGCTGTCTACAACACAATTCGCTCAGCTGCTGCAGCCACACCCACTGCCATGCCCGCCTACCCTGG AATGTCTCCTTTCAGTGTGGTGTACCAAGATGGATTATATGGAGCTGAAGTCTAT GGCGGGTATCCTGCAGCGTACAGAGTCGCCCAATCAGCATCCGCTGCCACAGCAACGTACAGTGATGG
- the rbfox1l gene encoding RNA binding protein fox-1 homolog 1-like isoform X2, with product MVDSYPSDLLLFLSFTWTFCVFFTWILLSLIRFSCLVFSSPLSIPSFSLSPSFVLPSPHRSLSPGGFQAMHHALFSYSDSSALRTARLSPGCPMLPQPSTGRPGQEAGSGDPTLPQVYAQPPSYPPPGQAPPTPAGRLPPLDYSPAHPNSEYQEHHQLRVYQGPQHEGADTLAANSTDDALVPVTSDSQALSVSVSSGGGTGSGSDEEVSGKAQPKRLHVSNIPFRFRDPDLRQMFGQFGKILDVEIIFNERGSKGFGFVTFESAMEADRAREKLNGTIVEGRKVEVNNATARIVTKKPQTPLVNGEVSTPGWKINPVMGAMYAPELYTGEFQFASFPYPVATPTLAYRGSPLRGRGRAVYNTIRSAAAATPTAMPAYPGMSPFSVVYQDGLYGAEVYGGYPAAYRVAQSASAATATYSDGYGRVYAAATDPYHHSVGPTTAYGVGTMASLYRGGYNRFTPY from the exons ATGGTTGACAGTTATCCTTCTGACTTACTGCTCTTCCTCTCATTCACTTGGACCTTCTGTGTTTTCTTCACTTGGATTCTACTCTCTCTTATTAGATTTTCCTGCCTTGTTTTTTCATCTCCTCTGAGCATACCATCCTTTTCCCTTTCACCCTCTTTTGTCCTCCCATCTCCCCACCGTTCCCTCTCTCCTGGTGGTTTTCAGGCTATGCACCATGCTCTCTTCTCCTACAGTGATTCTTCAGCCTTACGGACTGCCCGTCTATCCCCAGGGTGCCCAATGTTACCCCAGCCTAGTACAG GGAGGCCCGGCCAGGAGGCCGGCAGTGGTGACCCCACCCTCCCCCAGGTCtatgcccagcctccctcatacCCTCCACCAGGACAAGCTCCTCCCACACCTGCAGGCAGACTTCCTCCTCTAGACTATAGTCCCGCCCACCCCAACTCAGAGTACCAGGAGCATCACCAGCTCAGAGTCTATCAGGGCCCACAACACGAAGGGGCTGACACTCTGGCAGCCAATAGCACG GACGATGCCCTGGTTCCGGTGACCTCTGACTCCCAGGCTCTGAGCGTGTCAGTGTCATCAGGGGGCGGAACAGGAAGTGGTAGCGACGAGGAGGTGTCAGGCAAGGCTCAGCCCAAACGCCTCCACGTCTCCAACATCCCCTTCCGCTTCAGAGACCCAGACCTCAGACAGATGTTTGGG CAATTTGGCAAGATCCTGGATGTGGAGATTATCTTTAATGAGAGAGGGTCAAAG GGCTTTGGGTTTGTGACCTTTGAGAGCGCAATGGAAGCAGACCGAGCGAGGGAAAAACTGAACGGAACGATCGTTGAGGGGAGGAAGGTTGAG GTGAACAATGCTACAGCCAGAATAGTCACCAAGAAGCCCCAAACACCTCTTGTGAATGGTGAGGTTTCAA CCCCTGGATGGAAGATCAACCCTGTCATGGGAGCGATGTATGCACCTGAACTCTACACCGGTGAGTTTCAAT tTGCCAGTTTCCCCTACCCCGTAGCTACTCCCACCCTGGCCTATCGGGGCTCACCGCTGCGTGGGCGGGGCCGGGCTGTCTACAACACAATTCGCTCAGCTGCTGCAGCCACACCCACTGCCATGCCCGCCTACCCTGG AATGTCTCCTTTCAGTGTGGTGTACCAAGATGGATTATATGGAGCTGAAGTCTAT GGCGGGTATCCTGCAGCGTACAGAGTCGCCCAATCAGCATCCGCTGCCACAGCAACGTACAGTGATGG
- the rbfox1l gene encoding RNA binding protein fox-1 homolog 1-like isoform X9: MVDSYPSDLLLFLSFTWTFCVFFTWILLSLIRFSCLVFSSPLSIPSFSLSPSFVLPSPHRSLSPGGFQAMHHALFSYSDSSALRTARLSPGCPMLPQPSTGRPGQEAGSGDPTLPQVYAQPPSYPPPGQAPPTPAGRLPPLDYSPAHPNSEYQEHHQLRVYQGPQHEGADTLAANSTDDALVPVTSDSQALSVSVSSGGGTGSGSDEEVSGKAQPKRLHVSNIPFRFRDPDLRQMFGQFGKILDVEIIFNERGSKGFGFVTFESAMEADRAREKLNGTIVEGRKVEVNNATARIVTKKPQTPLVNAPGWKINPVMGAMYAPELYTVASFPYPVATPTLAYRGSPLRGRGRAVYNTIRSAAAATPTAMPAYPGVVYQDGLYGAEVYGGYPAAYRVAQSASAATATYSDGYGRVYAAATDPYHHSVGPTTAYGVGTMASLYRGGYNRFTPY, encoded by the exons ATGGTTGACAGTTATCCTTCTGACTTACTGCTCTTCCTCTCATTCACTTGGACCTTCTGTGTTTTCTTCACTTGGATTCTACTCTCTCTTATTAGATTTTCCTGCCTTGTTTTTTCATCTCCTCTGAGCATACCATCCTTTTCCCTTTCACCCTCTTTTGTCCTCCCATCTCCCCACCGTTCCCTCTCTCCTGGTGGTTTTCAGGCTATGCACCATGCTCTCTTCTCCTACAGTGATTCTTCAGCCTTACGGACTGCCCGTCTATCCCCAGGGTGCCCAATGTTACCCCAGCCTAGTACAG GGAGGCCCGGCCAGGAGGCCGGCAGTGGTGACCCCACCCTCCCCCAGGTCtatgcccagcctccctcatacCCTCCACCAGGACAAGCTCCTCCCACACCTGCAGGCAGACTTCCTCCTCTAGACTATAGTCCCGCCCACCCCAACTCAGAGTACCAGGAGCATCACCAGCTCAGAGTCTATCAGGGCCCACAACACGAAGGGGCTGACACTCTGGCAGCCAATAGCACG GACGATGCCCTGGTTCCGGTGACCTCTGACTCCCAGGCTCTGAGCGTGTCAGTGTCATCAGGGGGCGGAACAGGAAGTGGTAGCGACGAGGAGGTGTCAGGCAAGGCTCAGCCCAAACGCCTCCACGTCTCCAACATCCCCTTCCGCTTCAGAGACCCAGACCTCAGACAGATGTTTGGG CAATTTGGCAAGATCCTGGATGTGGAGATTATCTTTAATGAGAGAGGGTCAAAG GGCTTTGGGTTTGTGACCTTTGAGAGCGCAATGGAAGCAGACCGAGCGAGGGAAAAACTGAACGGAACGATCGTTGAGGGGAGGAAGGTTGAG GTGAACAATGCTACAGCCAGAATAGTCACCAAGAAGCCCCAAACACCTCTTGTGAATG CCCCTGGATGGAAGATCAACCCTGTCATGGGAGCGATGTATGCACCTGAACTCTACACCG tTGCCAGTTTCCCCTACCCCGTAGCTACTCCCACCCTGGCCTATCGGGGCTCACCGCTGCGTGGGCGGGGCCGGGCTGTCTACAACACAATTCGCTCAGCTGCTGCAGCCACACCCACTGCCATGCCCGCCTACCCTGG TGTGGTGTACCAAGATGGATTATATGGAGCTGAAGTCTAT GGCGGGTATCCTGCAGCGTACAGAGTCGCCCAATCAGCATCCGCTGCCACAGCAACGTACAGTGATGG
- the rbfox1l gene encoding RNA binding protein fox-1 homolog 1-like isoform X7, with protein MVDSYPSDLLLFLSFTWTFCVFFTWILLSLIRFSCLVFSSPLSIPSFSLSPSFVLPSPHRSLSPGGFQAMHHALFSYSDSSALRTARLSPGCPMLPQPSTGRPGQEAGSGDPTLPQVYAQPPSYPPPGQAPPTPAGRLPPLDYSPAHPNSEYQEHHQLRVYQGPQHEGADTLAANSTDDALVPVTSDSQALSVSVSSGGGTGSGSDEEVSGKAQPKRLHVSNIPFRFRDPDLRQMFGQFGKILDVEIIFNERGSKGFGFVTFESAMEADRAREKLNGTIVEGRKVEVNNATARIVTKKPQTPLVNAPGWKINPVMGAMYAPELYTVASFPYPVATPTLAYRGSPLRGRGRAVYNTIRSAAAATPTAMPAYPGMSPFSVVYQDGLYGAEVYGGYPAAYRVAQSASAATATYSDGYGRVYAAATDPYHHSVGPTTAYGVGTMASLYRGGYNRFTPY; from the exons ATGGTTGACAGTTATCCTTCTGACTTACTGCTCTTCCTCTCATTCACTTGGACCTTCTGTGTTTTCTTCACTTGGATTCTACTCTCTCTTATTAGATTTTCCTGCCTTGTTTTTTCATCTCCTCTGAGCATACCATCCTTTTCCCTTTCACCCTCTTTTGTCCTCCCATCTCCCCACCGTTCCCTCTCTCCTGGTGGTTTTCAGGCTATGCACCATGCTCTCTTCTCCTACAGTGATTCTTCAGCCTTACGGACTGCCCGTCTATCCCCAGGGTGCCCAATGTTACCCCAGCCTAGTACAG GGAGGCCCGGCCAGGAGGCCGGCAGTGGTGACCCCACCCTCCCCCAGGTCtatgcccagcctccctcatacCCTCCACCAGGACAAGCTCCTCCCACACCTGCAGGCAGACTTCCTCCTCTAGACTATAGTCCCGCCCACCCCAACTCAGAGTACCAGGAGCATCACCAGCTCAGAGTCTATCAGGGCCCACAACACGAAGGGGCTGACACTCTGGCAGCCAATAGCACG GACGATGCCCTGGTTCCGGTGACCTCTGACTCCCAGGCTCTGAGCGTGTCAGTGTCATCAGGGGGCGGAACAGGAAGTGGTAGCGACGAGGAGGTGTCAGGCAAGGCTCAGCCCAAACGCCTCCACGTCTCCAACATCCCCTTCCGCTTCAGAGACCCAGACCTCAGACAGATGTTTGGG CAATTTGGCAAGATCCTGGATGTGGAGATTATCTTTAATGAGAGAGGGTCAAAG GGCTTTGGGTTTGTGACCTTTGAGAGCGCAATGGAAGCAGACCGAGCGAGGGAAAAACTGAACGGAACGATCGTTGAGGGGAGGAAGGTTGAG GTGAACAATGCTACAGCCAGAATAGTCACCAAGAAGCCCCAAACACCTCTTGTGAATG CCCCTGGATGGAAGATCAACCCTGTCATGGGAGCGATGTATGCACCTGAACTCTACACCG tTGCCAGTTTCCCCTACCCCGTAGCTACTCCCACCCTGGCCTATCGGGGCTCACCGCTGCGTGGGCGGGGCCGGGCTGTCTACAACACAATTCGCTCAGCTGCTGCAGCCACACCCACTGCCATGCCCGCCTACCCTGG AATGTCTCCTTTCAGTGTGGTGTACCAAGATGGATTATATGGAGCTGAAGTCTAT GGCGGGTATCCTGCAGCGTACAGAGTCGCCCAATCAGCATCCGCTGCCACAGCAACGTACAGTGATGG
- the rbfox1l gene encoding RNA binding protein fox-1 homolog 1-like isoform X6, producing the protein MVDSYPSDLLLFLSFTWTFCVFFTWILLSLIRFSCLVFSSPLSIPSFSLSPSFVLPSPHRSLSPGGFQAMHHALFSYSDSSALRTARLSPGCPMLPQPSTGRPGQEAGSGDPTLPQVYAQPPSYPPPGQAPPTPAGRLPPLDYSPAHPNSEYQEHHQLRVYQGPQHEGADTLAANSTDDALVPVTSDSQALSVSVSSGGGTGSGSDEEVSGKAQPKRLHVSNIPFRFRDPDLRQMFGQFGKILDVEIIFNERGSKGFGFVTFESAMEADRAREKLNGTIVEGRKVEVNNATARIVTKKPQTPLVNAPGWKINPVMGAMYAPELYTGEFQFASFPYPVATPTLAYRGSPLRGRGRAVYNTIRSAAAATPTAMPAYPGMSPFSVVYQDGLYGAEVYGGYPAAYRVAQSASAATATYSDGYGRVYAAATDPYHHSVGPTTAYGVGTMASLYRGGYNRFTPY; encoded by the exons ATGGTTGACAGTTATCCTTCTGACTTACTGCTCTTCCTCTCATTCACTTGGACCTTCTGTGTTTTCTTCACTTGGATTCTACTCTCTCTTATTAGATTTTCCTGCCTTGTTTTTTCATCTCCTCTGAGCATACCATCCTTTTCCCTTTCACCCTCTTTTGTCCTCCCATCTCCCCACCGTTCCCTCTCTCCTGGTGGTTTTCAGGCTATGCACCATGCTCTCTTCTCCTACAGTGATTCTTCAGCCTTACGGACTGCCCGTCTATCCCCAGGGTGCCCAATGTTACCCCAGCCTAGTACAG GGAGGCCCGGCCAGGAGGCCGGCAGTGGTGACCCCACCCTCCCCCAGGTCtatgcccagcctccctcatacCCTCCACCAGGACAAGCTCCTCCCACACCTGCAGGCAGACTTCCTCCTCTAGACTATAGTCCCGCCCACCCCAACTCAGAGTACCAGGAGCATCACCAGCTCAGAGTCTATCAGGGCCCACAACACGAAGGGGCTGACACTCTGGCAGCCAATAGCACG GACGATGCCCTGGTTCCGGTGACCTCTGACTCCCAGGCTCTGAGCGTGTCAGTGTCATCAGGGGGCGGAACAGGAAGTGGTAGCGACGAGGAGGTGTCAGGCAAGGCTCAGCCCAAACGCCTCCACGTCTCCAACATCCCCTTCCGCTTCAGAGACCCAGACCTCAGACAGATGTTTGGG CAATTTGGCAAGATCCTGGATGTGGAGATTATCTTTAATGAGAGAGGGTCAAAG GGCTTTGGGTTTGTGACCTTTGAGAGCGCAATGGAAGCAGACCGAGCGAGGGAAAAACTGAACGGAACGATCGTTGAGGGGAGGAAGGTTGAG GTGAACAATGCTACAGCCAGAATAGTCACCAAGAAGCCCCAAACACCTCTTGTGAATG CCCCTGGATGGAAGATCAACCCTGTCATGGGAGCGATGTATGCACCTGAACTCTACACCGGTGAGTTTCAAT tTGCCAGTTTCCCCTACCCCGTAGCTACTCCCACCCTGGCCTATCGGGGCTCACCGCTGCGTGGGCGGGGCCGGGCTGTCTACAACACAATTCGCTCAGCTGCTGCAGCCACACCCACTGCCATGCCCGCCTACCCTGG AATGTCTCCTTTCAGTGTGGTGTACCAAGATGGATTATATGGAGCTGAAGTCTAT GGCGGGTATCCTGCAGCGTACAGAGTCGCCCAATCAGCATCCGCTGCCACAGCAACGTACAGTGATGG
- the rbfox1l gene encoding RNA binding protein fox-1 homolog 1-like isoform X8 translates to MVDSYPSDLLLFLSFTWTFCVFFTWILLSLIRFSCLVFSSPLSIPSFSLSPSFVLPSPHRSLSPGGFQAMHHALFSYSDSSALRTARLSPGCPMLPQPSTGRPGQEAGSGDPTLPQVYAQPPSYPPPGQAPPTPAGRLPPLDYSPAHPNSEYQEHHQLRVYQGPQHEGADTLAANSTDDALVPVTSDSQALSVSVSSGGGTGSGSDEEVSGKAQPKRLHVSNIPFRFRDPDLRQMFGQFGKILDVEIIFNERGSKGFGFVTFESAMEADRAREKLNGTIVEGRKVEVNNATARIVTKKPQTPLVNGEVSTPGWKINPVMGAMYAPELYTVASFPYPVATPTLAYRGSPLRGRGRAVYNTIRSAAAATPTAMPAYPGVVYQDGLYGAEVYGGYPAAYRVAQSASAATATYSDGYGRVYAAATDPYHHSVGPTTAYGVGTMASLYRGGYNRFTPY, encoded by the exons ATGGTTGACAGTTATCCTTCTGACTTACTGCTCTTCCTCTCATTCACTTGGACCTTCTGTGTTTTCTTCACTTGGATTCTACTCTCTCTTATTAGATTTTCCTGCCTTGTTTTTTCATCTCCTCTGAGCATACCATCCTTTTCCCTTTCACCCTCTTTTGTCCTCCCATCTCCCCACCGTTCCCTCTCTCCTGGTGGTTTTCAGGCTATGCACCATGCTCTCTTCTCCTACAGTGATTCTTCAGCCTTACGGACTGCCCGTCTATCCCCAGGGTGCCCAATGTTACCCCAGCCTAGTACAG GGAGGCCCGGCCAGGAGGCCGGCAGTGGTGACCCCACCCTCCCCCAGGTCtatgcccagcctccctcatacCCTCCACCAGGACAAGCTCCTCCCACACCTGCAGGCAGACTTCCTCCTCTAGACTATAGTCCCGCCCACCCCAACTCAGAGTACCAGGAGCATCACCAGCTCAGAGTCTATCAGGGCCCACAACACGAAGGGGCTGACACTCTGGCAGCCAATAGCACG GACGATGCCCTGGTTCCGGTGACCTCTGACTCCCAGGCTCTGAGCGTGTCAGTGTCATCAGGGGGCGGAACAGGAAGTGGTAGCGACGAGGAGGTGTCAGGCAAGGCTCAGCCCAAACGCCTCCACGTCTCCAACATCCCCTTCCGCTTCAGAGACCCAGACCTCAGACAGATGTTTGGG CAATTTGGCAAGATCCTGGATGTGGAGATTATCTTTAATGAGAGAGGGTCAAAG GGCTTTGGGTTTGTGACCTTTGAGAGCGCAATGGAAGCAGACCGAGCGAGGGAAAAACTGAACGGAACGATCGTTGAGGGGAGGAAGGTTGAG GTGAACAATGCTACAGCCAGAATAGTCACCAAGAAGCCCCAAACACCTCTTGTGAATGGTGAGGTTTCAA CCCCTGGATGGAAGATCAACCCTGTCATGGGAGCGATGTATGCACCTGAACTCTACACCG tTGCCAGTTTCCCCTACCCCGTAGCTACTCCCACCCTGGCCTATCGGGGCTCACCGCTGCGTGGGCGGGGCCGGGCTGTCTACAACACAATTCGCTCAGCTGCTGCAGCCACACCCACTGCCATGCCCGCCTACCCTGG TGTGGTGTACCAAGATGGATTATATGGAGCTGAAGTCTAT GGCGGGTATCCTGCAGCGTACAGAGTCGCCCAATCAGCATCCGCTGCCACAGCAACGTACAGTGATGG
- the rbfox1l gene encoding RNA binding protein fox-1 homolog 1-like isoform X4, which produces MVDSYPSDLLLFLSFTWTFCVFFTWILLSLIRFSCLVFSSPLSIPSFSLSPSFVLPSPHRSLSPGGFQAMHHALFSYSDSSALRTARLSPGCPMLPQPSTGRPGQEAGSGDPTLPQVYAQPPSYPPPGQAPPTPAGRLPPLDYSPAHPNSEYQEHHQLRVYQGPQHEGADTLAANSTDDALVPVTSDSQALSVSVSSGGGTGSGSDEEVSGKAQPKRLHVSNIPFRFRDPDLRQMFGQFGKILDVEIIFNERGSKGFGFVTFESAMEADRAREKLNGTIVEGRKVEVNNATARIVTKKPQTPLVNGEVSTPGWKINPVMGAMYAPELYTGEFQCEFSVASFPYPVATPTLAYRGSPLRGRGRAVYNTIRSAAAATPTAMPAYPGVVYQDGLYGAEVYGGYPAAYRVAQSASAATATYSDGYGRVYAAATDPYHHSVGPTTAYGVGTMASLYRGGYNRFTPY; this is translated from the exons ATGGTTGACAGTTATCCTTCTGACTTACTGCTCTTCCTCTCATTCACTTGGACCTTCTGTGTTTTCTTCACTTGGATTCTACTCTCTCTTATTAGATTTTCCTGCCTTGTTTTTTCATCTCCTCTGAGCATACCATCCTTTTCCCTTTCACCCTCTTTTGTCCTCCCATCTCCCCACCGTTCCCTCTCTCCTGGTGGTTTTCAGGCTATGCACCATGCTCTCTTCTCCTACAGTGATTCTTCAGCCTTACGGACTGCCCGTCTATCCCCAGGGTGCCCAATGTTACCCCAGCCTAGTACAG GGAGGCCCGGCCAGGAGGCCGGCAGTGGTGACCCCACCCTCCCCCAGGTCtatgcccagcctccctcatacCCTCCACCAGGACAAGCTCCTCCCACACCTGCAGGCAGACTTCCTCCTCTAGACTATAGTCCCGCCCACCCCAACTCAGAGTACCAGGAGCATCACCAGCTCAGAGTCTATCAGGGCCCACAACACGAAGGGGCTGACACTCTGGCAGCCAATAGCACG GACGATGCCCTGGTTCCGGTGACCTCTGACTCCCAGGCTCTGAGCGTGTCAGTGTCATCAGGGGGCGGAACAGGAAGTGGTAGCGACGAGGAGGTGTCAGGCAAGGCTCAGCCCAAACGCCTCCACGTCTCCAACATCCCCTTCCGCTTCAGAGACCCAGACCTCAGACAGATGTTTGGG CAATTTGGCAAGATCCTGGATGTGGAGATTATCTTTAATGAGAGAGGGTCAAAG GGCTTTGGGTTTGTGACCTTTGAGAGCGCAATGGAAGCAGACCGAGCGAGGGAAAAACTGAACGGAACGATCGTTGAGGGGAGGAAGGTTGAG GTGAACAATGCTACAGCCAGAATAGTCACCAAGAAGCCCCAAACACCTCTTGTGAATGGTGAGGTTTCAA CCCCTGGATGGAAGATCAACCCTGTCATGGGAGCGATGTATGCACCTGAACTCTACACCGGTGAGTTTCAATGTGAGTTTTCGG tTGCCAGTTTCCCCTACCCCGTAGCTACTCCCACCCTGGCCTATCGGGGCTCACCGCTGCGTGGGCGGGGCCGGGCTGTCTACAACACAATTCGCTCAGCTGCTGCAGCCACACCCACTGCCATGCCCGCCTACCCTGG TGTGGTGTACCAAGATGGATTATATGGAGCTGAAGTCTAT GGCGGGTATCCTGCAGCGTACAGAGTCGCCCAATCAGCATCCGCTGCCACAGCAACGTACAGTGATGG
- the rbfox1l gene encoding RNA binding protein fox-1 homolog 1-like isoform X1, whose amino-acid sequence MVDSYPSDLLLFLSFTWTFCVFFTWILLSLIRFSCLVFSSPLSIPSFSLSPSFVLPSPHRSLSPGGFQAMHHALFSYSDSSALRTARLSPGCPMLPQPSTGRPGQEAGSGDPTLPQVYAQPPSYPPPGQAPPTPAGRLPPLDYSPAHPNSEYQEHHQLRVYQGPQHEGADTLAANSTDDALVPVTSDSQALSVSVSSGGGTGSGSDEEVSGKAQPKRLHVSNIPFRFRDPDLRQMFGQFGKILDVEIIFNERGSKGFGFVTFESAMEADRAREKLNGTIVEGRKVEVNNATARIVTKKPQTPLVNGEVSTPGWKINPVMGAMYAPELYTGEFQCEFSVASFPYPVATPTLAYRGSPLRGRGRAVYNTIRSAAAATPTAMPAYPGMSPFSVVYQDGLYGAEVYGGYPAAYRVAQSASAATATYSDGYGRVYAAATDPYHHSVGPTTAYGVGTMASLYRGGYNRFTPY is encoded by the exons ATGGTTGACAGTTATCCTTCTGACTTACTGCTCTTCCTCTCATTCACTTGGACCTTCTGTGTTTTCTTCACTTGGATTCTACTCTCTCTTATTAGATTTTCCTGCCTTGTTTTTTCATCTCCTCTGAGCATACCATCCTTTTCCCTTTCACCCTCTTTTGTCCTCCCATCTCCCCACCGTTCCCTCTCTCCTGGTGGTTTTCAGGCTATGCACCATGCTCTCTTCTCCTACAGTGATTCTTCAGCCTTACGGACTGCCCGTCTATCCCCAGGGTGCCCAATGTTACCCCAGCCTAGTACAG GGAGGCCCGGCCAGGAGGCCGGCAGTGGTGACCCCACCCTCCCCCAGGTCtatgcccagcctccctcatacCCTCCACCAGGACAAGCTCCTCCCACACCTGCAGGCAGACTTCCTCCTCTAGACTATAGTCCCGCCCACCCCAACTCAGAGTACCAGGAGCATCACCAGCTCAGAGTCTATCAGGGCCCACAACACGAAGGGGCTGACACTCTGGCAGCCAATAGCACG GACGATGCCCTGGTTCCGGTGACCTCTGACTCCCAGGCTCTGAGCGTGTCAGTGTCATCAGGGGGCGGAACAGGAAGTGGTAGCGACGAGGAGGTGTCAGGCAAGGCTCAGCCCAAACGCCTCCACGTCTCCAACATCCCCTTCCGCTTCAGAGACCCAGACCTCAGACAGATGTTTGGG CAATTTGGCAAGATCCTGGATGTGGAGATTATCTTTAATGAGAGAGGGTCAAAG GGCTTTGGGTTTGTGACCTTTGAGAGCGCAATGGAAGCAGACCGAGCGAGGGAAAAACTGAACGGAACGATCGTTGAGGGGAGGAAGGTTGAG GTGAACAATGCTACAGCCAGAATAGTCACCAAGAAGCCCCAAACACCTCTTGTGAATGGTGAGGTTTCAA CCCCTGGATGGAAGATCAACCCTGTCATGGGAGCGATGTATGCACCTGAACTCTACACCGGTGAGTTTCAATGTGAGTTTTCGG tTGCCAGTTTCCCCTACCCCGTAGCTACTCCCACCCTGGCCTATCGGGGCTCACCGCTGCGTGGGCGGGGCCGGGCTGTCTACAACACAATTCGCTCAGCTGCTGCAGCCACACCCACTGCCATGCCCGCCTACCCTGG AATGTCTCCTTTCAGTGTGGTGTACCAAGATGGATTATATGGAGCTGAAGTCTAT GGCGGGTATCCTGCAGCGTACAGAGTCGCCCAATCAGCATCCGCTGCCACAGCAACGTACAGTGATGG